A single genomic interval of Mangifera indica cultivar Alphonso chromosome 5, CATAS_Mindica_2.1, whole genome shotgun sequence harbors:
- the LOC123216484 gene encoding protein MAIN-LIKE 2-like gives METSPTTNPGPLDPCVLYDQDKHVSSAVWDGQERGALRCHEHTSKLGEWRLMPRQIELVEKAGFGYLRKIPAISLDNPLISALVERWRRETNTFHFIVGEMTVTLQDVALMLGLAIDGKPVIGVTHTTCSSICHKYLGKAPDSNHASGGMVKLSWLKEYFSNCPENALTEEVERHTRAYLLYLVGSTIFSTTTGNKVPVMYLPLFGDFEDAGTYAWGAATLAFLYRALGNASVKSQSTICGCLTLLQCWSYYHLNIGRPKLHRDPVHDHFPFVLRWKGKQSGPTINRDVIFYRKALDSLKPSDVEWLPYKYIDSTVIPEDIKSTLILGRSRTMLICFDKAERHLPDRCLRQYGMLQAIPEDVPRWVRKSRGVDGGVDLSGKMESELSEWSDRRLHVVDDDENADENVYMQWYLRITRKVVGRPISLSSEFQRTISGLRDIAYLADTFSTKGLDAQQYESISRIRCIAEECLRDQVESQAVVTATPVTELGKRSRGKERVRRKNSGKRKRDNYPMEGPAASEDESQLCGAIVEVDQIHLPHASVDVHHLQLTHAVRGSDPQMCFDDAVEKVDDSELCDAANEVDDCQLYDAANVVNGSQFYDATAEVIDSQFTHVVSVDDPQTVKVSEEVVMQSSQLYDTSNDVNDSKIYEATDEEVKDSQMSQISNATDEVGGTQIPDSTADANNLQTYDKNAEVDDSQICDTTVKLRGTQVSGEPDTYTAKMVEEVVSQSSLGTVEDVAKQGDDNIIA, from the exons ATGGAAACTTCACCAACAACTAATCCTGGACCGCTTGATCCTTGTGTACTTTATGACCAAGATAAACACGTCTCCTCTGCTGTTTGGGACGGCCAG GAGCGTGGTGCACTTAGATGTCATGAACATACTTCAAAGTTAGGAGAGTGGAGGTTGATGCCGAGACAGATTGAGTTAGTAGAAAAAGCTGGATTTGGTTACTTAAGAAAGATTCCTGCAATTAGTTTAGATAATCCGTTGATATCTGCACTGGTTGAGAGATGGAGGCGAGAGACTAATACATTTCATTTCATTGTTGGAGAGATGACTGTGACTCTTCAAGATGTAGCATTAATGTTAGGCTTAGCAATTGATGGCAAACCTGTGATTGGGGTAACGCACACTACTTGTAGTTCAATTTGTCATAAGTATTTGGGGAAAGCTCCGGATTCAAATCATGCGAGTGGTGGGATGGTGAAGCTGAGTTGGTTGAAGGAGTATTTTTCTAATTGTCCTGAAAATGCATTAACTGAAGAAGTGGAAAGGCATACCAGAGCTTATTTGTTGTACCTTGTGGGAAGTACCATATTTTCTACTACTACTGGGAATAAGGTGCCTGTGATGTATCTTCCGTTGTTTGGGGATTTTGAGGATGCAGGAACATATGCATGGGGTGCAGCAACATTGGCATTCTTGTATAGAGCTCTTGGGAATGCTTCTGTTAAATCTCAAAGTACTATCTGTGGGTGTTTGACACTACTACAG TGTTGGAGCTATTATCATCTGAATATAGGCCGGCCGAAGCTTCATAGGGATCCCGTCCACGATCATTTTCCATTTGTATTGAGGTGGAAGGGAAAACAGAGTGGCCCAACAATTAATCGAGATGTAATTTTTTACCGTAAAGCATTAGATTCCCTGAAGCCATCTGAT GTGGAGTGGCTTCCTTACAAATATATAGACAGCACAGTAATACCAGAAGATATCAAAAGTACTCTGATTTTGGGGAGATCAAGAACTATGTTGATATGCTTTGACAAGGCAGAAAGACACCTTCCTGATCGCTGTCTACGGCAATATGGCATGCTTCAAGCAATCCCAGAAGATGTGCCACGATGGGTTAGAAAGAGTCGTGGGGTTGATGGTGGGGTGGATTTGTCAGGGAAAATGGAGTCAGAACTTAGTGAATGGTCGGACCGTAGACTTCATGTTGTGGATGATGATGAGAATGCAGATGAAAATGTATACATGCAGTGGTACTTGAGAATTACTCGTAAAGTTGTGGGAAGACCTATCTCTCTCTCATCTGAGTTTCAGAGAACA ATTTCTGGTTTAAGGGACATTGCATACTTAGCAGATACATTCTCAACAAAGGGATTGGATGCTCAACAATATGAGTCCATTTCCAGGATAAGGTGTATTGCAGAGGAGTGTTTGCGGGACCAAGTTGAAAGTCAAGCTGTTGTAACAGCCACCCCAGTTACAGAACTTGGGAAACGGTCAAGGGGTAAAGAAAGAGTGAGAAGGAAGAATTCTGGAAAAAGGAAACGGGATAATTACCCCATGGAAGGTCCTGCAGCTAGTGAGGATGAATCTCAATTATGTGGAGCTATTGTTGAGGTTGATCAAATACACTTACCTCATGCCAGTGTTGATGTTCATCACTTACAGCTCACCCATGCAGTTCGTGGGAGTGATCCACAGATGTGTTTTGATGATGCAGTTGAAAAGGTTGATGACTCAGAGCTCTGTGATGCAGCTAATGAGGTCGATGATTGTCAACTCTATGATGCAGCTAATGTGGTCAATGGCTCCCAGTTCTATGATGCAACTGCAGAGGTCATTGACTCTCAGTTCACTCATGTTGTTAGTGTGGATGATCCCCAAACTGTCAAAGTGTCAGAAGAGGTTGTTATGCAGTCATCTCAGCTTTATGACACATCTAATGATGTTAATGACTCAAAAATTTATGAAGCAACTGACGAGGAGGTCAAGGACTcacaaatgtcacaaatatctAATGCTACTGATGAGGTTGGGGGAACGCAAATTCCTGATTCTACTGCTGATGCCAACAACTTGCAAACTTATGATAAAAATGCCGAGGTTGATGACTCACAAATATGTGATACAACTGTCAAGCTCAGAGGTACACAGGTTTCTGGTGAGCCTGATACTTATACTGCCAAGATGGTGGAAGAGGTCGTTTCACAGTCATCTCTTGGGACTGTTGAGGATGTTGCAAAGCAGGGTGATGACAACATCATAGCATAA
- the LOC123216489 gene encoding probable serine/threonine-protein kinase WNK11 isoform X1: protein MKEMPAADPSMSDKDGEPFVEVDPTGRFGRYSDLLGSGAVKKVYRAFDQEEGIEVAWNQVRLRNFNEDPVLINRLHSEVKLLRTLKNKYIIVCYSVWLDDEHNTLNFITEVCTSGNLRTYRKKHRHVSIKALKKWSKQLLEGLEYLHTHEPCIIHRDLNCSNIFINGNVGQVKIGDLGLAAIVGRSHVAHSIIGTPEYMAPELYEEDYTEMVDIYSFGLCLLEMATMEIPYSECDSVAKIYKKVTSGGKPQALNRVKDPEVKTFIEKCIAKPRARPSASELLKDPFFSELTDDDDAETDPTT, encoded by the exons ATGAAAGAG ATGCCAGCTGCAGATCCCAGTATGTCTGATAAAGACGGAGAGCCATTTGTGGAGGTTGATCCTACTGGTCGGTTTGGGCGGTACAGTGATCTACTCGGTTCTGGTGCTGTGAAGAAGGTTTATAGGGCATTTGATCAGGAGGAAGGTATAGAGGTGGCCTGGAATCAGGTGCGGTTGAGAAATTTTAATGAAGATCCAGTGCTCATCAATCGGCTTCACTCAGAAGTTAAATTGCTGAGAACATTGAAGAACAAGTATATCATTGTTTGTTACAGTGTTTGGTTGGATGATGAGCATAACACATTGAATTTTATCACTGAGGTGTGCACATCAGGAAACCTGAGAACTTACAGGAAGAAGCATCGCCATGTATCAATAAAGGCCTTGAAGAAGTGGTCGAAGCAGTTACTCGAAGGATTGGAGTATCTCCATACACATGAACCATGCATTATACACCGCGATCTCAATTGCAGTAATATCTTCATCAATGGAAATGTTGGCCAG GTGAAAATTGGTGATCTGGGCCTTGCTGCAATAGTGGGAAGGAGTCATGTAGCGCATTCAATCATAGGGACACCAGAGTACATGGCACCTGAACTGTACGAGGAAGATTACACTGAGATGGTGGACATCTACTCTTTTGGGCTGTGCCTCCTTGAGATGGCGACAATGGAGATACCTTATAGTGAATGTGACAGTGTTGCCAAGATATACAAAAAGGTGACATCTGGAGGTAAGCCCCAGGCCCTGAACAGGGTGAAAGATCCAGAGGTGAAGACATTCATAGAGAAGTGTATTGCAAAGCCAAGGGCCAGACCATCAGCCTCTGAACTACTCAAAGACCCCTTCTTCTCCGAGTTGAccgatgatgatgatgctgaGACTGACCCAACTACTTGA
- the LOC123216489 gene encoding probable serine/threonine-protein kinase WNK11 isoform X2: protein MPAADPSMSDKDGEPFVEVDPTGRFGRYSDLLGSGAVKKVYRAFDQEEGIEVAWNQVRLRNFNEDPVLINRLHSEVKLLRTLKNKYIIVCYSVWLDDEHNTLNFITEVCTSGNLRTYRKKHRHVSIKALKKWSKQLLEGLEYLHTHEPCIIHRDLNCSNIFINGNVGQVKIGDLGLAAIVGRSHVAHSIIGTPEYMAPELYEEDYTEMVDIYSFGLCLLEMATMEIPYSECDSVAKIYKKVTSGGKPQALNRVKDPEVKTFIEKCIAKPRARPSASELLKDPFFSELTDDDDAETDPTT, encoded by the exons ATGCCAGCTGCAGATCCCAGTATGTCTGATAAAGACGGAGAGCCATTTGTGGAGGTTGATCCTACTGGTCGGTTTGGGCGGTACAGTGATCTACTCGGTTCTGGTGCTGTGAAGAAGGTTTATAGGGCATTTGATCAGGAGGAAGGTATAGAGGTGGCCTGGAATCAGGTGCGGTTGAGAAATTTTAATGAAGATCCAGTGCTCATCAATCGGCTTCACTCAGAAGTTAAATTGCTGAGAACATTGAAGAACAAGTATATCATTGTTTGTTACAGTGTTTGGTTGGATGATGAGCATAACACATTGAATTTTATCACTGAGGTGTGCACATCAGGAAACCTGAGAACTTACAGGAAGAAGCATCGCCATGTATCAATAAAGGCCTTGAAGAAGTGGTCGAAGCAGTTACTCGAAGGATTGGAGTATCTCCATACACATGAACCATGCATTATACACCGCGATCTCAATTGCAGTAATATCTTCATCAATGGAAATGTTGGCCAG GTGAAAATTGGTGATCTGGGCCTTGCTGCAATAGTGGGAAGGAGTCATGTAGCGCATTCAATCATAGGGACACCAGAGTACATGGCACCTGAACTGTACGAGGAAGATTACACTGAGATGGTGGACATCTACTCTTTTGGGCTGTGCCTCCTTGAGATGGCGACAATGGAGATACCTTATAGTGAATGTGACAGTGTTGCCAAGATATACAAAAAGGTGACATCTGGAGGTAAGCCCCAGGCCCTGAACAGGGTGAAAGATCCAGAGGTGAAGACATTCATAGAGAAGTGTATTGCAAAGCCAAGGGCCAGACCATCAGCCTCTGAACTACTCAAAGACCCCTTCTTCTCCGAGTTGAccgatgatgatgatgctgaGACTGACCCAACTACTTGA
- the LOC123216489 gene encoding probable serine/threonine-protein kinase WNK11 isoform X3, whose amino-acid sequence MSDKDGEPFVEVDPTGRFGRYSDLLGSGAVKKVYRAFDQEEGIEVAWNQVRLRNFNEDPVLINRLHSEVKLLRTLKNKYIIVCYSVWLDDEHNTLNFITEVCTSGNLRTYRKKHRHVSIKALKKWSKQLLEGLEYLHTHEPCIIHRDLNCSNIFINGNVGQVKIGDLGLAAIVGRSHVAHSIIGTPEYMAPELYEEDYTEMVDIYSFGLCLLEMATMEIPYSECDSVAKIYKKVTSGGKPQALNRVKDPEVKTFIEKCIAKPRARPSASELLKDPFFSELTDDDDAETDPTT is encoded by the exons ATGTCTGATAAAGACGGAGAGCCATTTGTGGAGGTTGATCCTACTGGTCGGTTTGGGCGGTACAGTGATCTACTCGGTTCTGGTGCTGTGAAGAAGGTTTATAGGGCATTTGATCAGGAGGAAGGTATAGAGGTGGCCTGGAATCAGGTGCGGTTGAGAAATTTTAATGAAGATCCAGTGCTCATCAATCGGCTTCACTCAGAAGTTAAATTGCTGAGAACATTGAAGAACAAGTATATCATTGTTTGTTACAGTGTTTGGTTGGATGATGAGCATAACACATTGAATTTTATCACTGAGGTGTGCACATCAGGAAACCTGAGAACTTACAGGAAGAAGCATCGCCATGTATCAATAAAGGCCTTGAAGAAGTGGTCGAAGCAGTTACTCGAAGGATTGGAGTATCTCCATACACATGAACCATGCATTATACACCGCGATCTCAATTGCAGTAATATCTTCATCAATGGAAATGTTGGCCAG GTGAAAATTGGTGATCTGGGCCTTGCTGCAATAGTGGGAAGGAGTCATGTAGCGCATTCAATCATAGGGACACCAGAGTACATGGCACCTGAACTGTACGAGGAAGATTACACTGAGATGGTGGACATCTACTCTTTTGGGCTGTGCCTCCTTGAGATGGCGACAATGGAGATACCTTATAGTGAATGTGACAGTGTTGCCAAGATATACAAAAAGGTGACATCTGGAGGTAAGCCCCAGGCCCTGAACAGGGTGAAAGATCCAGAGGTGAAGACATTCATAGAGAAGTGTATTGCAAAGCCAAGGGCCAGACCATCAGCCTCTGAACTACTCAAAGACCCCTTCTTCTCCGAGTTGAccgatgatgatgatgctgaGACTGACCCAACTACTTGA
- the LOC123216487 gene encoding splicing factor ESS-2 homolog — MLLSPGRSPRHISLPSPSSYSESNLQSVSNSSSGTPKAPPSKRPKVLDEDTYVTAIESIIERDYFPDLSKLRDRYEWLQATRTGDPVQIRDAQLKIMERRNKRVISLNSEAKTESRTQTPGSTFTRNFTPFDEFNVDIRTPKIGGELSGEGESRDDNGEVDVSLNLDDFLRRYTSEDNESFSKLLEKVNRKRKDRYAFLLEGEKSENNLIEDVKRDRITDGYGTSDQPPSTLEGWKYTAKNLLMYHPSDRGEAPLTEEERAVRLKGLTKEINKTKTRFHGKIMDSRPKDDATAEVLYSPVAGTTPAPVYFRDGDKMKKYDLEDMRKTPNRFYVESGKKAENGYGFVRTPSPAPGVDESPFVTWGEIEGTPLRLDDEDTPIDIGGSGDGPHFKIPIAPSRDVKAHELSREASRKLRERSKMFHKPPLPSPYSGGSASPSAKMLSPAAQKFMRKAIAKSSSSVDGALRASYRGSSSVLGTPKGGRSVSRFGRDDSMSSRSPSVREGSNPPW; from the coding sequence ATGCTACTTTCTCCCGGTCGCTCTCCACGTCACATTTCGTTACCATCGCCATCTTCATATTCAGAAAGTAATCTACAAAGCGTCAGTAATTCCTCTTCAGGTACTCCAAAAGCTCCACCAAGTAAACGACCCAAAGTACTTGATGAAGACACGTATGTCACGGCGATCGAGAGTATCATTGAGCGCGACTACTTCCCCGATTTGTCTAAGCTTCGTGACCGATATGAATGGCTTCAGGCTACCAGAACCGGTGACCCGGTCCAGATACGAGACGCCCAGTTGAAGATCATGGAACGTCGTAATAAAAGGGTAATTAGTCTAAACTCTGAGGCAAAAACTGAATCACGAACACAAACACCTGGCTCTACTTTTACGCGAAATTTTACTCCTTTTGATGAATTTAATGTTGATATTAGAACTCCGAAAATTGGGGGGGAATTATCTGGTGAGGGAGAGTCTAGGGATGATAATGGTGAGGTTGATGTGTCGTTAAATTTAGATGATTTTTTGAGAAGGTATACCAGTGAAGATAATGAGAGCTTTTCAAAACTTTTAGAGAAAGTTAATAGGAAGAGAAAAGATAGATATGCTTTTTTATTGGAAGGTGAGAAGAGCGAGAATAATTTGATTGAGGATGTTAAGCGAGATCGAATTACAGATGGATATGGTACATCAGATCAACCACCAAGTACTTTAGAAGGGTGGAAGTATACGGCGAAGAATTTGTTGATGTACCATCCATCTGACCGAGGTGAGGCCCCATTGACTGAGGAAGAACGGGCAGTGAGATTGAAGGGTTTAACTaaggaaattaataaaacaaagacTCGTTTTCATGGTAAAATTATGGATTCTAGGCCTAAAGATGATGCTACTGCTGAAGTGCTGTATTCTCCTGTTGCTGGGACTACTCCTGCTCCTGTTTATTTTAGAGATGGGGATAAAATGAAGAAGTATGATTTAGAGGATATGAGGAAGACGCCAAATAGGTTTTACGTCGAATCGGGAAAGAAAGCAGAGAATGGTTATGGTTTTGTTAGGACGCCATCACCAGCTCCAGGGGTTGATGAATCCCCATTCGTTACATGGGGTGAGATTGAAGGGACGCCATTGAGGTTGGATGATGAGGACACACCTATCGATATTGGTGGTAGTGGTGACGGGCCTCATTTTAAGATCCCTATTGCACCTTCAAGAGATGTGAAGGCCCATGAGTTGTCAAGGGAAGCTTCAAGAAAGTTGAGGGAGAGATCAAAGATGTTTCATAAGCCACCTTTGCCGTCTCCATATAGCGGGGGAAGTGCTAGTCCAAGTGCCAAGATGCTGTCTCCTGCTGCCCAGAAGTTCATGAGGAAAGCAATTGCCAAGTCTTCATCATCTGTTGATGGTGCCCTTCGTGCCAGCTACCGAGGTTCAAGCTCTGTGTTGGGTACCCCTAAAGGTGGAAGGAGTGTGTCGAGATTTGGAAGAGATGACAGCATGAGTTCTCGGTCACCTTCTGTAAGGGAGGGATCCAATCCTCCCTGGTGA
- the LOC123216488 gene encoding WRKY transcription factor 1-like: MVSPGDGILHEVASEKLPHGQIPDSGNRALQQIPVSGINASQSVQEGCSPSMTPKKESPNSSTSRLLQSDQEGGVSGKASETTEILHASQSGVEGNTPSIIREKVSEDGYNWRKYGQKIVRGNEFIRSYYKCTHPKCQVKKQLDCTHDGKLIDTIYLGQHDHPKVPNFPQAVGLVVTIVEENPDDSSSNVAKDKSSEAHGQTPHRIEPADNPHRSVVAASDDLKNTLLQSSRTKDEVDNDDRPGSKRRKKENLDTSPIPVDKPSGEQRVIQTFSDVDILNDGFRWRKYGQKLVKGNPNPRNYYRCSSSGCPVKKHVERASHNSKMVITTYEGQHNHDAPPSRTVTHNIVGTNVQATTSDGVSETKLEKNNADCPDRAIDSSLGQSKSNEQLNDESRTKSEVTGGGGAEMVDGSSLGPESKLDRQENCKSEAIRQEVNNVNSHRRAILSNDRVDEESEAKSEENGTASHDTIDHVNPCPENKFSEQEQTTKPEAESVRS; the protein is encoded by the exons ATGGTTTCCCCAGGAGACGGTATACTGCATGAAGTTGCCTCTGAAAAATTGCCACATGGACAAATTCCTGATAGTGGAAATCGTGCATTGCAACAGATCCCTGTTAGTGGAATTAATGCATCGCAATCTGTTCAAGAGGGTTGCAGTCCCTCAATGACACCAAAGAAAGAATCACCGAATTCTAGTACCAGTCGTTTACTGCAATCAGATCAAGAAGGAGGCGTTTCTGGGAAAGCATCAGAGACTACTGAGATCCTCCACGCATCTCAATCTGGCGTGGAAGGGAATACTCCTTCAATAATACGCGAGAAAGTGTCAGAGGATGGATATAACTGGCGAAAGTATGGGCAAAAAATTGTCAGAGGAAATGAATTCATTCGAAGCTATTACAAATGCACGCATCCTAAGTGCCAAGTTAAAAAGCAGTTGGATTGTACCCATGATGGGAAGCTTATAGACACTATTTACTTAGGCCAGCATGATCATCCAAAGGTTCCAAACTTTCCACAAGCTGTGGGACTTGTTGTGACAATTGTTGAAGAGAATCCAGATGATTCTTCTTCGAATGTTGCCAAAG ACAAGTCATCTGAAGCACATGGCCAGACTCCTCATCGGATTGAGCCTGCAGATAATCCTCATCGTTCAGTTGTTGCAGCAAGTgatgatttgaaaaatacacTTTTGCAGTCAAGCAGGACAAAAGATGAGGTTGATAATGATGATAGACCAGGATCAAAGCGCCG gaaaaaggaaaatcttgATACCAGTCCTATTCCAGTGGATAAACCATCTGGTGAACAACGTGTTATTCAAACTTTTAGTGATGTTGATATTTTGAACGATGGGTTCCGCTGGCGTAAATATGGACAGAAACTAGTGAAAGGCAATCCAAATccaag GAATTACTACAGGTGCTCAAGTTCTGGATGCCCGGTGAAGAAACATGTAGAAAGAGCATCTCACAATTCTAAAATGGTTATCACAACTTATGAGGGACAGCATAACCATGATGCCCCACCGTCAAGGACTGTCACTCATAATATAGTAGGCACAAATGTTCAAGCAACAACTTCTGATGGGGTATCTGagacaaaattagaaaaaaataatgctGACTGCCCAGATAGGGCCATCGATTCTAGTTTAGGTCAGAGCAAGTCAAATGAGCAACTAAATGATGAATCAAGAACAAAATCTGAAGTAACCGGTGGTGGTGGTGCAGAGATGGTTGATGGCTCTAGTTTGGGTCCTGAAAGCAAGTTAGATAGGCAAGAGAATTGCAAGTCGGAAGCCATTAGGCAAGAAGTCAATAATGTTAATTCACACCGCAGAGCTATATTGTCAAATGACCGAGTAGATGAAGAGTCAGAGGCTAAATCAGAAGAAAATGGTACTGCATCCCACGATACAATTGATCATGTCAATCCATGCCCAGAGAATAAATTTAGTGAGCAGGAACAAACAACCAAACCAGAAGCCGAGTCTGTAAGAAGCTGA
- the LOC123216485 gene encoding scarecrow-like transcription factor PAT1, whose product MSSRLYYQPIQEAEPYCLPQFQTSDHHLRYCDSNKGALFSIQNSYEQYCTLESSSGNSSYTMYNSPSTITFSSNGSPMSQLESQSCPLDLHYSPDNTYDSPMCRSCITNDAIDIKKKLKELEIVMLGPDTDSIDSTFQNGTYMGSLEMDGGREILGAISRGDLKQVLIACAKAVSDNDLLIAQWLMHESRKMVSVSGEPIQRLGAYVLEGLVARLNSTGSSIYKALRCKEPASTDLLSYMHILYEVCPYFKFGYMSANGAIAEAMKDEDRVHIIDFQIAQGSQWVTLIQAFAARPGGPPHIRITGIDDNTSAYARGGGLNIVGNRLSRLAKKFKVPFEFHAADVSGYDVQLEHLGVRPGDAVAVNFAFMLHHMPDESVTTENYRDRLLMLVKRLSPKVVTLVEQESNTNTAAFYPRFLEALNYYSAMFESIDVTLPRDHKERINVEQHCLATDVVNIIACEGPERVERHELLGKWRLRFTMAGFRPYPLSSVVNSTIKRLLENYCNRYRLQEKDGILFLGWMNRDLIASSAWH is encoded by the coding sequence ATGTCCAGCAGATTATACTACCAACCAATTCAAGAGGCTGAGCCTTACTGCTTGCCCCAGTTCCAAACTTCAGACCACCACCTCCGATATTGTGACAGCAACAAAGGAGCCCTCTTCTCCATTCAGAATTCTTATGAACAATACTGCACCCTGGAATCATCTTCAGGGAATAGTAGTTACACTATGTATAACTCCCCATCGACTATCACTTTCTCATCCAATGGGAGCCCAATGTCACAGCTAGAGTCTCAGTCATGCCCCCTTGATCTGCATTATTCCCCTGACAATACCTATGACTCTCCTATGTGTAGATCATGCATAACAAATGATGCAATTGATATCAAGAAGAAGCTGAAAGAACTGGAAATTGTAATGTTGGGACCAGATACTGACAGCATTGATAGTACCTTTCAAAATGGCACCTACATGGGCTCACTGGAGATGGACGGTGGGAGAGAAATACTGGGGGCTATCTCACGAGGGGACTTGAAACAGGTCCTCATTGCCTGTGCAAAAGCTGTTTCAGATAATGACTTGTTGATAGCACAATGGCTGATGCATGAATCACGTAAAATGGTGTCTGTTTCTGGTGAGCCAATCCAGAGGCTGGGAGCATATGTGTTAGAGGGGCTTGTTGCCCGACTGAACTCCACCGGGAGTTCAATCTATAAAGCTTTGAGATGCAAAGAACCAGCAAGTACTGATCTTCTTTCCTACATGCACATTCTATATGAGGTTTGCCCCTACTTCAAATTTGGTTACATGTCTGCTAATGGAGCCATTGCAGAAGCTATGAAGGATGAAGACCGAGTTCATATAATTGACTTTCAAATAGCTCAGGGGAGTCAATGGGTCACTCTGATCCAGGCATTTGCGGCTAGGCCAGGTGGACCACCCCACATACGCATTACAGGTATTGACGATAATACTTCAGCTTATGCACGTGGAGGAGGACTGAATATAGTAGGAAACAGGCTCTCTAGGCTTGCCAAGAAATTTAAGGTGCCTTTTGAGTTTCATGCTGCAGATGTTTCTGGTTATGATGTTCAGCTAGAGCATCTTGGAGTTCGACCTGGGGATGCTGTGGCTGTGAATTTTGCATTCATGCTGCACCACATGCCTGATGAAAGTGTGACCACTGAGAATTATCGTGACCGGCTGCTGATGCTAGTTAAAAGGCTGTCCCCGAAGGTGGTCACCCTTGTTGAGCAGGAATCCAACACAAATACTGCTGCATTCTACCCACGGTTCCTTGAGGCACTGAACTATTATTCAGCTATGTTTGAATCAATTGATGTGACCCTCCCAAGAGATCACAAGGAGCGTATCAATGTTGAGCAGCATTGTCTGGCAACGGACGTCGTCAACATAATAGCATGTGAAGGACCTGAGAGGGTGGAACGTCATGAACTTCTTGGAAAGTGGAGACTGCGGTTCACAATGGCAGGGTTTCGGCCATATCCTTTAAGCTCTGTTGTTAACTCCACAATTAAGAGGCTGCTAGAAAACTACTGTAATAGATATAGGCTTCAAGAGAAAGATGGGATTCTGTTTCTCGGTTGGATGAATAGAGATTTAATTGCATCTAGCGCATGGCATTAA